A region from the Achromobacter seleniivolatilans genome encodes:
- a CDS encoding glutathione S-transferase N-terminal domain-containing protein translates to MMVLYSGTTCPFSQRCRFVLFEKGMDFEIRDIDLYNKPEDISVMNPYGQVPILVERDLILYESNIINEYIDERFPHPQLMPADPVMRARTRLFLYNFEKELFVHVSTLEDRSAKPDEKKLANARQNIRDRLAQLAPMLLKNKYMLGEEFSMLDVAVAPLLWRLDHYGIELPKNAAPLQKYAERIFSRPAYIEALTPSEKVMRR, encoded by the coding sequence ATGATGGTGCTCTATTCCGGAACCACGTGTCCGTTTTCGCAACGCTGCCGTTTCGTGTTGTTCGAAAAAGGGATGGATTTCGAGATCCGCGACATCGACCTGTACAACAAGCCCGAAGATATTTCGGTGATGAACCCGTACGGTCAAGTGCCCATTCTGGTCGAACGGGACCTGATCCTGTACGAGTCGAACATCATCAACGAGTACATCGACGAGCGCTTCCCGCACCCGCAGCTGATGCCCGCTGATCCGGTGATGCGCGCACGCACGCGACTGTTCCTCTACAACTTCGAGAAAGAACTGTTTGTTCACGTCTCGACGCTGGAAGACCGCAGCGCCAAACCCGACGAGAAGAAGCTGGCCAATGCGCGCCAGAACATTCGCGATCGCCTGGCACAGCTGGCTCCCATGCTGCTGAAGAACAAGTACATGCTGGGCGAGGAATTCTCCATGCTCGACGTGGCCGTGGCTCCGCTCTTGTGGCGCCTTGACCACTACGGCATCGAACTGCCCAAGAATGCGGCTCCGCTGCAAAAGTACGCCGAACGCATCTTCTCGCGCCCGGCCTACATCGAAGCGCTGACGCCTTCGGAAAAAGTGATGCGTCGTTAA
- a CDS encoding ClpXP protease specificity-enhancing factor — MGETSTKPYLIRALHEWCTDNGYTPYVTVQVDEHTMVPVAHVRDGQITLNVGTLATNRLVLGNEFIEFQARFSGVTENVYVPVGAVSAIYARETGAGMGFEVQPYEPPAPGAQDAADTAAPEGSDATAAPGDDGGDDDEPKRPRLTIVK, encoded by the coding sequence ATGGGTGAAACTTCGACCAAACCGTATCTGATCCGAGCCCTGCACGAATGGTGCACCGATAACGGCTACACGCCGTACGTCACCGTGCAGGTCGACGAGCACACCATGGTGCCCGTCGCGCATGTGCGTGATGGTCAGATAACCTTGAACGTGGGCACGCTGGCCACCAACCGTCTGGTACTGGGCAATGAATTCATTGAATTCCAAGCCCGTTTCAGCGGCGTGACCGAAAACGTGTACGTTCCTGTTGGCGCCGTCAGCGCCATCTACGCCCGGGAAACCGGCGCAGGCATGGGCTTCGAAGTGCAGCCCTATGAACCGCCAGCGCCAGGCGCCCAGGACGCGGCAGACACCGCCGCGCCCGAAGGCTCCGACGCCACCGCCGCACCTGGCGACGATGGCGGCGACGACGATGAACCCAAGCGCCCGCGCCTGACCATCGTCAAATGA
- a CDS encoding GAF domain-containing protein: MYANHLPGAQQKRLWQKKWPREVLFNGPPIIVAGSAAVKSWRDPIFDPWMFGLATAACLWLIVATLVRVATAHAEDQKDGPDVIHEGLYAAVSTVHTMLSEWCDKRKCGGDIRATFHRVVPPIHDPREIEQIINYAGAHGEGAGRTFLVHTGITGRAIRNKKPLVMSSQNGTEEQLRTELVSEWGYTEAEARKLGPGRYSAMAVPVLDRSGQHPIGVIYLDSSDRALFERDDVVEIVGAGTKAISDFVTKRY, from the coding sequence ATGTATGCAAATCATCTTCCGGGGGCACAGCAAAAACGCCTCTGGCAAAAGAAATGGCCCAGAGAGGTTTTGTTTAATGGACCACCCATCATCGTGGCAGGCTCTGCGGCTGTAAAAAGTTGGCGCGACCCCATCTTTGATCCATGGATGTTTGGCTTGGCAACCGCTGCATGCCTGTGGTTGATCGTAGCGACCCTGGTTCGCGTCGCCACTGCCCATGCCGAGGATCAAAAGGATGGCCCCGATGTAATCCACGAGGGACTATATGCTGCGGTCTCCACCGTACACACCATGCTTTCTGAATGGTGCGATAAACGCAAATGCGGAGGGGACATCCGAGCCACCTTCCATCGGGTCGTTCCCCCCATTCACGATCCACGAGAGATCGAGCAAATCATCAATTACGCGGGCGCTCATGGCGAAGGTGCCGGCCGGACTTTTCTAGTCCATACAGGCATCACGGGCAGAGCCATCCGAAATAAAAAGCCCTTGGTCATGTCGAGTCAAAACGGAACGGAAGAACAACTGCGCACCGAGCTGGTAAGCGAATGGGGATACACAGAAGCAGAGGCTCGCAAACTCGGGCCTGGACGCTACTCAGCGATGGCGGTGCCTGTTTTGGACCGATCTGGACAGCATCCGATTGGCGTGATCTACTTGGATTCAAGTGACCGCGCTCTGTTTGAGCGCGACGATGTTGTGGAAATTGTTGGTGCTGGCACGAAAGCCATTAGCGACTTTGTCACGAAAAGGTATTGA
- a CDS encoding GntP family permease, which produces MSSFDIQLLLTALVSVLVLVALIVSRIRMHPLLALLIVSIGVGFATGMEPVAIVKSLTDGAGKTLGAVGVVIALGAMLGKILADSGTTERLANAILRRTPARMIPWAMTLVAFVIGIPMFFEVGLVVMLPLIFSVARKLETQERFKGSAYVYVGVPVISALAAMHGMVPPHPGPLTAIATLKTTVGPTMIYGFIAALPAMILGGPLYGAFIAPRMTTRPDEALLDQFTAPQEAPVGRGTPSVGLGIVAALLPALLMLVHAVAEMLLPKDSRVMHVAAFLGNPVVAMLLGVLFAAVTLVFLRGGDAEKLRDSLGKSLKPIAGIMLIIAGGGAFQQVLTSAKVGDAIVHLTHQFAFPPLILGWLIAMLLSVSTGSATVGIVGAAGLLAPLAGSDAALNLPLLALSIGCGSLFFNYANHAGFWMVKESFGMTMGEATKTISVVQSIVSVVGLIMVLLFNMLPALG; this is translated from the coding sequence ATGTCCTCGTTCGACATTCAATTGCTGCTCACCGCGTTGGTGAGTGTTTTGGTGCTGGTCGCACTTATCGTTTCGCGGATACGCATGCATCCGCTGTTGGCGCTGCTGATCGTTTCCATCGGCGTCGGCTTTGCCACGGGCATGGAACCCGTAGCCATCGTGAAAAGTCTGACCGATGGCGCGGGCAAGACGCTGGGCGCGGTGGGCGTGGTGATTGCGCTGGGCGCCATGCTGGGCAAGATCCTGGCGGATTCGGGTACGACTGAGCGGCTGGCCAATGCGATCTTGCGTCGCACTCCGGCGCGGATGATTCCATGGGCGATGACGCTAGTGGCGTTTGTCATCGGCATCCCCATGTTTTTCGAAGTGGGTCTGGTGGTAATGCTGCCGCTGATTTTTAGTGTGGCCCGCAAACTGGAGACCCAAGAGCGCTTTAAAGGGTCGGCTTATGTGTACGTGGGTGTGCCCGTAATATCGGCCCTGGCCGCCATGCACGGCATGGTGCCCCCGCACCCCGGCCCGCTCACTGCGATTGCCACCCTGAAAACCACGGTCGGTCCGACCATGATCTATGGCTTTATCGCCGCCCTGCCCGCCATGATTCTTGGCGGCCCGCTGTACGGCGCTTTCATCGCTCCGCGCATGACCACCCGCCCGGACGAGGCCTTGCTCGATCAATTCACAGCCCCGCAGGAAGCTCCCGTCGGCCGCGGTACGCCGAGCGTGGGCTTGGGCATTGTGGCGGCCCTGCTGCCCGCCTTGCTAATGCTGGTGCATGCTGTGGCCGAGATGCTGCTGCCCAAGGATTCCCGCGTGATGCACGTGGCGGCCTTTTTGGGCAACCCGGTGGTCGCGATGTTGCTGGGCGTGCTATTTGCCGCGGTCACTCTGGTCTTTCTACGCGGCGGCGATGCCGAAAAACTGCGTGATTCGCTGGGCAAAAGCTTGAAACCCATTGCGGGCATCATGCTGATCATTGCTGGTGGAGGCGCTTTCCAGCAGGTGCTGACCAGCGCCAAGGTCGGTGATGCCATCGTGCATCTGACGCATCAGTTTGCCTTTCCGCCGTTGATCCTGGGCTGGCTGATCGCCATGCTGCTGTCGGTGTCCACCGGTTCCGCCACGGTGGGTATTGTGGGCGCCGCCGGTTTGCTGGCGCCCTTGGCAGGCTCGGACGCTGCTTTGAATCTGCCGCTGCTAGCGCTGTCGATCGGCTGCGGTTCGCTCTTCTTTAACTATGCCAACCATGCAGGCTTCTGGATGGTGAAAGAGTCGTTCGGCATGACAATGGGCGAAGCCACCAAAACGATATCGGTCGTGCAATCGATTGTGTCGGTGGTTGGCCTGATCATGGTCTTGCTGTTCAACATGCTGCCGGCGCTGGGCTGA
- a CDS encoding fimbrial protein, with translation MKLNHLASLIATSVLLAASAPALAQFDGQVRFTGKISDITCNVNGQAPGMGNILEVELGSYVKGFFTDTVTKTDAKPFSIKVGGDGTCPKDTSVSIAFDTTSQNIDGPSGTLNLAGLTGSARGVRIQINNVTASGDEKINLSRGETDPQKAVIAADGGTAELKFTAHYVRGEGSVTTGPAVSIIPFMVVYN, from the coding sequence ATGAAACTCAATCATTTGGCATCCCTTATTGCGACTAGCGTATTGCTGGCCGCATCCGCGCCGGCCCTCGCGCAATTCGACGGCCAAGTCAGATTCACAGGAAAAATCTCTGATATCACTTGCAACGTCAACGGCCAAGCGCCGGGTATGGGCAACATCCTTGAGGTGGAACTGGGTTCGTACGTGAAGGGCTTCTTTACGGACACCGTTACCAAGACCGATGCCAAGCCGTTCTCGATCAAAGTCGGCGGAGATGGCACGTGCCCTAAAGACACCAGCGTATCGATTGCATTCGACACAACCTCGCAGAATATCGACGGCCCTTCGGGCACGCTGAACCTTGCAGGTTTGACGGGTAGCGCGAGGGGGGTACGAATCCAAATCAACAACGTAACCGCCTCGGGTGATGAAAAAATCAATTTGAGCAGAGGAGAAACAGATCCTCAGAAAGCCGTCATCGCGGCAGACGGCGGCACGGCTGAACTGAAATTTACCGCCCACTACGTCAGGGGCGAGGGGTCCGTCACCACCGGGCCTGCCGTATCGATTATCCCCTTCATGGTTGTGTACAACTAA
- a CDS encoding fimbrial biogenesis chaperone — MSSILAAGVMAWAADISASQAALVLMGTRVVYPSNAKDVTIRAVNNGAIPMLAQVWVDDGRVSVLPSEMAVPFIVSPAIARIDPSSSIVIRLMYNKTHLPDDRESLFYLNVLESAPSSNATAAAGFSFRTRIKLFFRPAGLPSEVEDAPEPLTWRTTGRAADTALEVKNPTPYHVSFASIKALINQKATLIGNGMVAPYSSEYFKLPKGVQLPGHARIQYTIITDYGAQITLERPLSN, encoded by the coding sequence GTGAGTTCAATTCTTGCGGCTGGCGTCATGGCCTGGGCAGCGGACATCAGTGCGTCACAGGCCGCGCTGGTACTGATGGGGACACGCGTCGTCTATCCGTCCAATGCCAAGGATGTGACGATACGCGCGGTCAACAACGGGGCTATTCCGATGTTGGCTCAGGTCTGGGTGGATGACGGCCGGGTCAGTGTTTTGCCTTCCGAAATGGCTGTGCCATTTATTGTGTCGCCCGCCATCGCGCGTATTGATCCCAGTTCCAGCATCGTCATTCGCCTGATGTACAACAAGACGCACTTGCCGGATGACCGCGAGAGCCTCTTTTATCTCAACGTGTTGGAATCTGCGCCAAGTTCGAACGCCACTGCAGCGGCAGGCTTTTCGTTCAGAACGCGTATCAAGCTGTTCTTTCGGCCGGCAGGCCTTCCCAGCGAAGTGGAAGATGCGCCCGAGCCACTCACCTGGCGAACGACCGGACGCGCCGCAGACACCGCACTAGAGGTCAAGAACCCCACCCCGTACCACGTGTCTTTTGCGTCCATCAAGGCTCTGATAAACCAGAAGGCAACCTTGATAGGCAACGGCATGGTCGCGCCCTATTCAAGCGAGTACTTCAAGCTGCCAAAGGGTGTGCAACTGCCGGGCCACGCGCGCATTCAGTACACGATCATCACCGATTACGGAGCGCAAATCACGCTGGAGCGGCCTTTGTCGAATTAA